In Cervus canadensis isolate Bull #8, Minnesota chromosome 6, ASM1932006v1, whole genome shotgun sequence, one DNA window encodes the following:
- the LOC122443181 gene encoding dehydrogenase/reductase SDR family member 4, with amino-acid sequence MLKVGLLLGACARSWKSVRMASSGVARRNPLANKVALVTASTDGIGFAIARRLAQDGAHVVVSSRKQQNVDRAVATLQGEGLSVTGTVCHVGKAEDRERLVATAVKLHGGVDILISNAAVNPFIGSLMDVTEEVWDKMLDINVKATALLTKAVVPEMAKRGGGSIVIVSSIAAYSPFPSLGPYNVSKTALLGLTKNLAIELAQWNIRVNCLAPGLIKTSFSRVLWEDQARLESIKAAMQIKRIGKPEDCAGTVSFLCSEDANYITGETVVVAGGAPSHL; translated from the exons ATGCTGAAGGTGGGACTGCTACTGGGTGCCTGCGCACGGTCGTGGAAGTCGGTCCGGATGGCAAGCTCCGGGGTGGCGCGCCGGAACCCGCTGGCGAATAAGGTGGCCCTAGTAACGGCCTCCACTGACGG GATCGGTTTTGCCATCGCCCGGCGTCTGGCCCAGGACGGGGCCCATGTGGTGGTCAGCAGCCGGAAGCAGCAGAATGTGGACCGGGCAGTGGCAACGCTGCAAGGGGAGGGGCTGAGCGTGACGGGCACCGTGTGCCATGTAGGGAAGGCTGAGGACCGGGAGCGGCTGGTGGCCACG GCTGTGAAGCTTCATGGCGGCGTGGACATCCTGATCTCCAATGCTGCCGTCAACCCTTTCATTGGAAGCTTGATGGATGTCACCGAGGAGGTGTGGGACAAG ATGCTGGACATTAACGTGAAGGCCACAGCCCTGCTGACAAAGGCAGTGGTGCCAGAAATGGCGAAACGAGG aGGCGGCTCAATAGTGATCGTGTCCTCCATCGCAGCCTACAGCCCATTTCCT agCCTGGGTCCTTACAACGTTTCTAAAACAGCTTTGCTAGGCCTCACTAAGAACCTGGCCATTGAACTGGCACAGTGGAATATTCGGGTGAACTGCCTGGCGCCTGGACTCATCAAGACTAGCTTCAGCCGTGTG TTGTGGGAGGATCAGGCAAGACTGGAGAGCATAAAAGCAGCCATGCAGATCAAAAG GATAGGCAAGCCAGAGGACTGTGCCGGCACTGTGTCTTTCCTATGCTCTGAGGACGCCAACTACATCACTGGGGAGACAGTGGTGGTGGCTGGAGGGGCCCCATCTCACCTCTAA
- the LOC122443184 gene encoding 60S ribosomal protein L17-like: MVHYSLDPENPTKSCKSRGSNLRVHFKNTRESAQAIKGMHIRKATKYLKDVTLKKQCVPFRRYNGGVGRCAQAKQWGWSQGQWPKKSAEFLLHMFKNAESNAELKGLDVDSLVIEHIQVNKAPKMRRRTYRAHGRINPYMSSPCHIEMILTEKEQIVPKPEEEVAQKKKISQKKLKKQKLMARE, encoded by the coding sequence ATGGTGCACTATTCACtcgacccagaaaaccccacaaaatcatgcaaatcaagaggttcaaatcttCGTGTTCACTTTAAGAATACTCGTGAAAGTGCCCAGGCCATAAAGGGTATGCATATTCGAAAAGCCACCAAGTATCTGAAagatgtcactttaaagaagcaatgtgtGCCATTCCGTCGTTACAATGGTGGAGTTGGTAGGTGTGCACAggccaaacagtggggctggTCGCAGGGTCAGTGGCccaaaaagagtgctgaatttttactacacatgttcaaaaatgcagagagtaatgctgagcttaagggcttagatgtagattctctggtcattgagcacatccaagtgaacaaagcccccaagatgcggcgcaggacttacagagctcacggtcggatcaacccctacatgagctctccctgccacattgaaatgatccttactgaaaaagaacagattgttcctaaaccagaggaggaggttgcacagaagaaaaagatatcccagaagaaactgaagaaacaaaaacttatggcccGGGAATAA